The following coding sequences lie in one Syntrophorhabdaceae bacterium genomic window:
- the hisC gene encoding histidinol-phosphate transaminase, protein MPLPDLASLVPAHIRKFEPYIPSNPDRVLMNLYGCDHLWRLNNNENPFGPPPSAREVIRRFEPAEAGLYPSGDSYYLRQKLAEKYSLHPDQFLVGNGANEVIAFVIKAFCREGDNIITADKTFAVYEWVAAFSGFRARLTPLKDFGFDGEAMLGQVDERTKILFVCNPNNPTGTYWSEEKLRRFLTRTEGRRIVVVDEAYCEFVEGPDFPDSMSLLKEFPNLVVFRTFSKMYGLAGLRIGYLAGSREVVDIIRRTRVVYSVNRLAQDAALAAMGDHGHIERTRELVRVEKGYLTAELASMGLTTQSGEGCFIMVKLPMSDTLAYRRLMSRGVMIRSMTGFRFPNWIRVSIAQHEAMEAFIGALRYILGERPGHEGR, encoded by the coding sequence ATGCCCCTTCCTGACCTCGCCTCTCTCGTCCCGGCCCACATAAGGAAATTCGAGCCCTACATCCCCAGCAATCCCGACCGCGTGCTCATGAACCTCTACGGGTGCGACCACCTGTGGCGGCTTAACAACAATGAGAACCCCTTCGGGCCTCCCCCTTCCGCCCGTGAGGTGATACGGCGGTTCGAGCCGGCGGAGGCGGGCCTTTACCCGAGCGGCGACTCATACTACCTGCGTCAAAAGCTCGCGGAAAAATACTCGCTCCACCCGGACCAGTTTCTGGTGGGCAACGGCGCAAACGAGGTAATCGCTTTTGTGATAAAAGCCTTTTGCCGGGAAGGGGACAATATCATTACCGCTGATAAGACCTTTGCCGTCTATGAATGGGTGGCCGCCTTTTCCGGGTTCCGGGCGCGGCTCACCCCGCTTAAGGACTTCGGCTTCGATGGGGAGGCCATGCTCGGCCAGGTGGACGAACGGACCAAGATACTCTTCGTCTGCAATCCCAATAATCCCACGGGAACTTATTGGAGCGAGGAGAAACTGCGCCGGTTTCTCACCCGCACGGAAGGGCGCCGGATTGTAGTGGTGGATGAGGCTTATTGCGAATTTGTAGAGGGCCCCGATTTTCCCGACTCCATGAGCCTCCTCAAAGAGTTCCCGAACCTGGTCGTCTTCAGGACTTTTTCGAAAATGTACGGCCTCGCGGGACTGCGCATAGGGTATCTGGCGGGAAGTCGGGAAGTGGTGGATATTATCAGGCGCACGCGCGTCGTCTATTCGGTGAACAGGCTGGCCCAGGATGCTGCCCTGGCCGCCATGGGCGATCACGGGCATATCGAGCGCACTCGCGAGCTGGTGCGGGTGGAAAAAGGGTATCTCACCGCGGAGCTGGCATCCATGGGTCTCACTACCCAGTCCGGGGAAGGGTGCTTCATCATGGTGAAGCTGCCCATGAGCGATACCCTTGCATACCGCAGGCTCATGAGTCGGGGTGTCATGATCCGCAGCATGACGGGGTTCAGGTTCCCCAACTGGATACGGGTAAGCATAGCCCAACATGAGGCCATGGAGGCATTTATCGGGGCCCTGCGCTACATCCTCGGGGAAAGACCGGGCCATGAAGGTCGATAG